A genomic segment from Ptychodera flava strain L36383 chromosome 19, AS_Pfla_20210202, whole genome shotgun sequence encodes:
- the LOC139118288 gene encoding proline-rich transmembrane protein 1-like isoform X1, translating into MSDDKAQLVGDGNEDQYYPQHAPPVYQAPSPPVQIQPGPEQPYVAHVHQYDAQPMQNPPNDYLVHSILACIFCCWPLGLVAIIKALDVRDAVLVGDRVRAERSSRIAKKFSIAALMGGIAIIALVVMNVTMVFVNK; encoded by the exons ATGTCAGACGACAAAG CACAGTTAGTCGGCGACGGCAATGAGGACCAATACTATCCACAGCACGCACCGCCAGTTTACCAAGCGCCATCACCACCAGTACAG ATACAGCCAGGACCAGAACAGCCATATGTCGCCCATGTTCACCAGTATGACGCTCAGCCCATGCAGAATCCGCCAAACGACTATTTGGTTCATTCAATACTTGCCTGTATTTTCTGCTGCTGGCCACTGGGATTGGTTGCCATCATCAAGGCGTTAGAT GTACGTGACGCAGTGTTGGTTGGAGACCGAGTGAGGGCCGAGCGCTCCTCCAGAATTGCGAAGAAATTCTCCATAGCGGCCCTCATGGGTGGTATCGCAATTATAGCTCTGGTGGTAATGAACGTGACAATGGTATTTGTCAATAAGTGA
- the LOC139118288 gene encoding uncharacterized protein isoform X2, whose translation MSDDKAQLVGDGNEDQYYPQHAPPVYQAPSPPVQIQPGPEQPYVAHVHQYDAQPMQNPPNDYLVHSILACIFCCWPLGLVAIIKALDQGSETRPCRGVEWQWKLYLSSNDVQCPAP comes from the exons ATGTCAGACGACAAAG CACAGTTAGTCGGCGACGGCAATGAGGACCAATACTATCCACAGCACGCACCGCCAGTTTACCAAGCGCCATCACCACCAGTACAG ATACAGCCAGGACCAGAACAGCCATATGTCGCCCATGTTCACCAGTATGACGCTCAGCCCATGCAGAATCCGCCAAACGACTATTTGGTTCATTCAATACTTGCCTGTATTTTCTGCTGCTGGCCACTGGGATTGGTTGCCATCATCAAGGCGTTAGAT CAAGGAAGTGAAACCAGACCCTGTCGAGGTGTGGAATGGCAATGGAAACTTTATTTGTCATCTAATGATGTACAGTGTCCAGCGCCGTAG
- the LOC139118286 gene encoding proline-rich transmembrane protein 1-like, translating to MDHQMDNPPNDYLVWSILSCIFCFWPTGIAAIVKSLDVRQAVSMGDREKAERSSKTTKYLILATVIVGVILLITVIVIQVA from the exons ATGGACCACCAG ATGGACAACCCTCCCAACGATTACTTGGTTTGGTCGATACTTTCTTGTATTTTCTGCTTTTGGCCCACCGGGATTGCCGCCATCGTCAAGTCACTCGAT GTTCGTCAAGCGGTGTCGATGGGAGATCGAGAGAAAGCCGAACGCTCCTCAAAGACGACGAAGTACCTCATTTTAGCGACCGTCATCGTTGGTGTAATCCTGCTAATCACCGTGATCGTGATCCAAGTAGCTTAG